The following proteins are encoded in a genomic region of Sorangiineae bacterium MSr12523:
- a CDS encoding TolC family protein, with translation MSRSSCAFIRAVAAMLLVPAVSIALVALMEKKASAAWPPLAEVYRRARERALAVTEAQGNVGVARSSITGARVSSLGNPSLQVILDHGRDVTRDAQVLGQLQLPIEVAGQRGKRIREAETFVDWRSMNREEVRARVAGAAIAAYGDALVARARQVLAERGEREAQAEAQYFAARLAAGDVNLVDRSLADAELARWTQLSAEASILLLRARQELELLMGMGHLDDPPATAAPEVPELHVNTADVFVGRVLNVSPLLRSLSKESQYWQAQRERAEAEKNPPISVILSGGRGDTGEVRYGGGLGWTFPITRRNQGEIARAYAEQGRTEGVREATQRALGIEADHAFEAYTKVRSGIEALDKVGIPAAQRVVDATQAAFLAGKVELVRTFIARRDLAAAQGRRLDFLSTAWHTYGDMVALMGDLP, from the coding sequence GTGTCTCGTTCTTCGTGTGCCTTCATTCGCGCTGTCGCCGCGATGTTGCTCGTACCTGCGGTGTCCATTGCGCTCGTCGCGTTGATGGAAAAGAAAGCCAGTGCCGCCTGGCCTCCCCTTGCCGAAGTGTATCGGCGCGCCCGCGAACGCGCGCTCGCCGTCACGGAAGCACAAGGAAACGTAGGCGTAGCCAGGTCGAGCATCACCGGTGCGCGCGTGTCGTCGCTCGGCAACCCGTCGCTTCAAGTCATTCTCGATCATGGACGAGACGTGACCCGCGACGCGCAGGTGCTCGGGCAGCTGCAGCTTCCCATCGAGGTCGCCGGTCAACGCGGCAAGCGAATCCGCGAGGCGGAGACCTTCGTCGATTGGCGCTCGATGAACCGCGAGGAGGTTCGCGCTCGGGTCGCGGGTGCGGCCATCGCGGCGTATGGCGATGCGCTGGTGGCCCGCGCACGCCAAGTGCTCGCCGAACGCGGTGAGCGCGAGGCGCAGGCCGAAGCGCAATACTTTGCTGCGCGGCTCGCCGCGGGCGACGTCAATCTGGTCGATCGCAGCCTGGCCGATGCCGAGCTTGCTCGATGGACGCAACTGAGCGCGGAAGCGAGCATCTTGCTCCTGCGCGCGCGTCAGGAGCTCGAGCTGCTGATGGGCATGGGTCACCTCGACGATCCGCCGGCCACGGCGGCCCCCGAGGTGCCCGAGCTGCACGTGAACACGGCCGACGTGTTCGTCGGACGCGTCCTCAACGTATCGCCGCTCCTGCGCAGCTTGAGCAAGGAGTCGCAATACTGGCAGGCGCAACGCGAACGCGCGGAGGCCGAGAAAAACCCGCCCATCTCCGTCATTCTTTCAGGCGGCCGGGGCGACACCGGTGAGGTGCGCTACGGAGGAGGTCTCGGGTGGACCTTCCCCATCACGCGGCGCAATCAAGGCGAAATCGCTCGGGCTTATGCGGAGCAGGGACGAACGGAAGGCGTTCGTGAGGCGACGCAACGAGCCCTCGGCATCGAGGCGGACCACGCTTTCGAGGCCTACACCAAAGTGCGCTCCGGAATCGAAGCGCTCGATAAAGTTGGTATTCCCGCTGCGCAGCGCGTCGTGGACGCCACGCAGGCGGCATTTTTAGCTGGAAAGGTCGAGCTCGTGCGTACCTTCATTGCCCGTCGTGACCTTGCCGCCGCCCAAGGGCGCCGGCTTGATTTTCTCTCCACCGCTTGGCACACGTACGGCGACATGGTCGCGCTCATGGGGGATTTGCCATGA
- a CDS encoding TIGR02266 family protein — MDDLSTELAFSLEKRAAERSTITLRVDYKRLNTFFADYTKNISKGGTFIRTTKPLDVGTKFVFVLSFPSREGQLRLKGEVMWTVSDDRATDEQPSGMGIRFLFSEDAEREKVALFVEKLMAEALGEHISSRLLKRPVPAR, encoded by the coding sequence GTGGATGACCTTTCCACCGAGTTGGCCTTCTCCCTGGAGAAGCGTGCCGCGGAGCGCTCCACGATCACGTTGCGTGTAGACTACAAGCGGCTCAATACCTTCTTTGCCGACTACACCAAGAACATTTCCAAAGGCGGCACGTTCATCCGCACGACCAAGCCGCTCGACGTGGGGACGAAGTTCGTTTTCGTCCTTTCGTTCCCCTCCCGCGAAGGGCAACTCCGCCTGAAGGGAGAGGTCATGTGGACGGTGAGTGACGACCGTGCAACGGACGAGCAACCGTCCGGCATGGGCATCCGCTTCCTCTTCAGCGAGGACGCCGAACGCGAAAAGGTTGCCCTCTTCGTGGAGAAGCTCATGGCCGAGGCCTTGGGCGAGCACATTTCGTCGCGTTTGCTCAAGCGGCCCGTGCCGGCGCGCTAA
- a CDS encoding AMP-binding protein codes for MLRLPSAAKLTDLKERLVDVPGRVRVMAKVANQTGLMWQFHVPGARALMEVLTRRSQNPSQMYQVHAANTPNKVALRWRDEALTFAELEDRIARVAAGFSSRGLSRGSSLIVMMKNRPEFVVTQNAATRVGAAAVSVSWRSTAAELAYLAMHSGAKFIVFNPELWPVVEEASRSLPHLKRSQFVVVGAGPGEVPKGVTSYEDLFDETPLENYAPANGAADDAEAAVVIYTSGTTGKPKGAVRKFPKDAFPAALRFIAQTPMRADDVHLVACPLYHSTALAFLLLSQILGATAVLMDEFKPEFFLRDVERWGVTTTAVVPTMLHRVLSLEPELLARYRTRSLRAIICGGAPLPGPLGLRVMDHFGDILFNFYGATETGLVTLANPQDLRAAPGTIGQPIPGNDIRLLDDAGVEVARGEVGELYVKNKLLVAGYHKDDDATAASLRDGFFSVGDLARKDRDGRYFIEGRKRDMIISGGVNIYPAEVESALEAHPDVAEVAVVGVEDAEWGERVRAFVVARPGSQLDDAYLKTWTRERLAGPKVPRDFVFLDALPRNATGKVMKRDLRVWRA; via the coding sequence ATGCTTCGTCTTCCTAGTGCAGCCAAGTTGACGGACTTGAAGGAACGCCTGGTCGACGTCCCCGGGCGCGTGCGGGTCATGGCCAAAGTGGCCAATCAGACGGGCCTGATGTGGCAATTTCACGTGCCAGGCGCGCGTGCACTCATGGAAGTGCTCACGCGAAGGTCGCAAAATCCGTCGCAGATGTACCAAGTCCACGCCGCCAATACGCCGAACAAGGTGGCCTTGCGCTGGCGCGACGAGGCCCTGACGTTTGCGGAGCTGGAAGATCGCATCGCGCGGGTGGCGGCGGGATTTTCGTCCCGCGGGCTTTCGAGGGGATCCAGTCTCATCGTCATGATGAAGAACCGGCCGGAGTTCGTGGTGACGCAGAACGCGGCCACCCGGGTCGGTGCGGCCGCCGTGAGCGTATCCTGGCGCTCCACGGCCGCGGAGCTGGCCTATTTGGCCATGCATTCCGGCGCCAAATTCATCGTTTTCAATCCCGAGCTCTGGCCGGTGGTGGAGGAGGCGAGCCGCTCTCTTCCCCATTTGAAACGGTCTCAATTCGTGGTCGTCGGCGCCGGCCCCGGCGAGGTGCCCAAGGGCGTCACCTCGTACGAAGATCTATTCGATGAAACGCCGTTGGAAAATTATGCTCCGGCCAATGGTGCGGCGGATGATGCCGAGGCCGCGGTGGTCATCTACACGTCGGGAACGACGGGCAAACCCAAAGGGGCGGTGCGCAAGTTCCCGAAGGACGCCTTTCCGGCCGCCCTTCGCTTCATCGCGCAGACGCCCATGCGGGCCGACGACGTGCACCTCGTGGCGTGTCCGCTCTACCACTCGACGGCGCTTGCGTTCCTCCTTCTGAGCCAGATCCTCGGGGCCACCGCGGTGCTCATGGACGAGTTCAAGCCCGAGTTTTTCCTGAGGGATGTGGAGCGCTGGGGCGTGACCACCACCGCGGTGGTGCCGACGATGCTGCACCGCGTCCTCTCCCTGGAGCCCGAGCTGCTCGCGCGTTACCGCACGCGCTCGCTGCGCGCCATCATCTGCGGCGGCGCGCCGCTTCCGGGCCCGCTCGGTCTTCGCGTGATGGATCATTTCGGTGACATTCTCTTCAACTTTTACGGGGCCACCGAAACCGGCCTGGTGACCTTGGCGAATCCGCAGGATCTGCGGGCTGCGCCCGGCACCATCGGACAGCCCATCCCCGGCAACGACATTCGGCTGCTCGACGACGCCGGGGTCGAGGTTGCACGTGGGGAAGTGGGGGAGCTTTACGTCAAGAACAAGCTGCTCGTGGCCGGCTACCACAAAGACGACGACGCCACGGCCGCGAGCTTGCGCGACGGCTTCTTCAGCGTGGGCGATCTTGCGCGAAAAGACCGCGACGGCCGCTATTTCATCGAAGGGCGCAAGCGCGACATGATCATTTCCGGCGGCGTGAACATTTACCCGGCCGAGGTGGAATCCGCGCTGGAGGCACACCCCGATGTCGCCGAGGTGGCGGTCGTCGGGGTCGAAGATGCCGAGTGGGGCGAGAGGGTGCGTGCATTCGTCGTGGCCAGG